A part of Rhopalosiphum maidis isolate BTI-1 chromosome 3, ASM367621v3, whole genome shotgun sequence genomic DNA contains:
- the LOC113557928 gene encoding putative nuclease HARBI1 has product MENILIQCSPNAGSEYYNYKGFHSIVLQAVVDANAKFIAIDIGDYGRNSDSGIFKKSNFEKLLKNNKLNIPQSKKIDPQINDEFPFVFVVDEAYPLQTNLMRPFPRRNLTNEKRIFNYRLSRARRIVECVFGILVKRFNVLENKMLVFLKKLL; this is encoded by the coding sequence AtggaaaacatattaatacaatgcTCTCCTAATGCTGgttcagaatattataattataaagggTTTCATTCCATTGTACTTCAAGCTGTCGTTGATGCTAATGCTAAATTTATAGCTATAGATATCGGTGATTATGGACGAAATAGTGATagtggtatttttaaaaaatccaattttgaaaaattattaaaaaacaataaattaaatattccgcagtcaaaaaaaattgacccTCAAATTAACGATGAGTTTCCATTTGTATTTGTTGTAGACGAAGCATATCCTTTACAAACCAACTTAATGAGACCTTTTCCAAGAAGAAATTTAACTAAtgaaaaaagaatttttaattatcgttTATCAAGAGCCAGAAGAATTGTAGAATGTGTATTTGGGATTCTTGTGAAACGTTTTAATGttctagaaaataaaatgctaGTTTTCCTGAAAAAGCTACTATAA